A window of the Isosphaera pallida ATCC 43644 genome harbors these coding sequences:
- the gyrA gene encoding DNA gyrase subunit A, with amino-acid sequence MSIAVATPPPSEPREPLPLNIEEELKESYLTYAMSVIVSRALPDARDGLKPSQRRILAAMLDLGLTPGGSTSKCAGIVGETMKRYHPHGDNSIYPTLARMAQWWNMRHLLVTGQGNFGSIHGLPPAAMRYTEAKLSPVAAEMLDDIKLDTVDFQPSYDEKHQEPRVLPARFPNLLVNGSGGIAVGMATSIPPHNLGEVCDALIALIDNPAIDFEDLIEKLPGPDFPTGGVICGRMGIREAYLTGRGRIVLRAKHVVEETRDGRTQIVFTEIPYQLMKEPLLKKLGDLVNTDRIKGIADVVDESDRRQPVRIVVKLKRNEDPNVILNQLYQYSPLQDTFGVIMLALVDGRPKTLTLRELLKIYLDHRANVIRRRTAFLLRRDRARAHVVEGLLIALDMIDEIIHIIRSSPNPTEARTRLMGMAVGPDVMRRALNDPEAQATTGLTRNQADAILAMRLQQLTGLELDKLVAEYRELRAAIADAEDILAREVRVREIIKADLEELKRKYADPRRTVISDEELGSYDKEALIREEYMVVTITDGGYIKRLPPSTYRAQGRGGRGKTAAGTKEGDFLAHMFVALTHDYLLFFTDQGLIHWLKVYDVPIAPRTATGRAIVNLLELREGERITGVIPVRRFPDNEFLFMATRRGTVKKTPLSAYSRPQRGGIIALGLEEGDQLIAVARTQPGDHVILSTRNGMAIRFEESDVRPMGRPACGVRGIRLEGDDQVVGMVVANGPDDPASLLTVCSNGFGKRTRLSEYRAQHRGGKGLIDIKTTERNGPVVAIAKVTDADEVMLTTERGILIRTGLSETRDIGRNTQGVRLIRVDEGDRVVALAKLPESELSQDQPDVAEVEPPPDSNAPPLAPSDRLLANGILALDDLSGTDSASHEKEEEIPFDTGGDGLEPAEDDGVAADD; translated from the coding sequence GCCATGCTCGATCTAGGCCTCACCCCCGGCGGCTCGACCTCCAAGTGCGCGGGCATCGTCGGCGAGACGATGAAGCGCTACCACCCCCACGGCGACAACTCGATCTACCCCACCCTGGCACGGATGGCCCAGTGGTGGAATATGCGGCACCTTTTGGTGACCGGCCAAGGCAACTTTGGCTCAATCCACGGTCTGCCCCCGGCGGCGATGCGCTACACCGAGGCGAAACTCAGCCCAGTGGCCGCCGAGATGCTTGACGATATCAAACTTGACACGGTGGATTTTCAACCTTCCTACGACGAAAAGCACCAGGAGCCGCGGGTTTTGCCCGCGCGGTTCCCCAACCTGCTGGTCAATGGCTCGGGTGGTATTGCCGTGGGGATGGCCACTTCGATCCCGCCCCACAACCTCGGCGAAGTCTGCGACGCCCTGATCGCCCTCATCGACAACCCGGCGATCGACTTCGAGGACCTGATTGAAAAGCTGCCCGGTCCCGATTTCCCTACCGGCGGGGTCATTTGCGGGCGTATGGGCATCCGCGAAGCCTACTTGACCGGACGGGGCCGAATCGTCCTCCGCGCCAAGCATGTCGTCGAGGAGACCCGCGACGGCCGCACTCAAATCGTCTTTACCGAAATCCCCTACCAACTTATGAAGGAACCCCTGCTCAAAAAGCTGGGTGATTTGGTCAACACCGATCGAATCAAGGGGATTGCCGACGTGGTGGACGAGTCCGATCGTCGCCAGCCGGTGCGGATCGTCGTCAAGCTCAAACGCAACGAGGATCCCAACGTGATCCTCAACCAGCTCTACCAGTATTCGCCGCTTCAGGACACCTTCGGTGTTATCATGCTGGCGCTGGTGGACGGCCGCCCGAAGACCCTGACACTCCGCGAATTGCTCAAAATTTATCTCGATCACCGGGCTAACGTGATCCGTCGTCGCACCGCGTTCCTTCTCAGACGCGACCGGGCGCGGGCGCACGTGGTTGAAGGGTTGCTGATCGCGCTGGACATGATCGACGAGATCATCCATATCATCCGTTCCAGCCCCAACCCGACCGAAGCCCGCACACGTCTGATGGGCATGGCAGTTGGTCCCGACGTGATGCGTCGAGCGCTCAACGACCCCGAGGCCCAGGCCACGACCGGGCTGACCCGCAACCAGGCCGACGCGATTTTGGCGATGCGGCTCCAACAGCTTACCGGGCTGGAGCTCGATAAGCTCGTGGCCGAATACCGCGAACTTCGCGCCGCCATCGCCGATGCGGAGGACATCCTGGCCCGCGAGGTCCGAGTGCGGGAGATCATCAAGGCCGACCTCGAAGAACTCAAGCGGAAATACGCCGATCCCCGCCGCACGGTCATCAGCGACGAGGAACTGGGCAGCTACGACAAGGAGGCGTTGATCCGCGAGGAGTACATGGTGGTCACCATCACTGACGGCGGCTACATCAAGCGATTGCCGCCCTCAACCTACCGCGCCCAAGGGCGGGGCGGACGGGGCAAGACCGCCGCGGGGACCAAGGAGGGGGACTTCTTGGCCCACATGTTCGTAGCGCTAACCCACGACTATCTCCTCTTCTTCACCGACCAAGGCCTTATCCATTGGCTCAAGGTGTACGACGTGCCGATCGCTCCCCGCACTGCCACCGGTCGGGCGATCGTCAACCTTCTGGAACTGCGCGAGGGCGAACGCATCACCGGCGTCATCCCGGTGCGGCGCTTCCCCGATAACGAATTCCTGTTCATGGCGACCCGTCGCGGCACCGTCAAGAAGACGCCGCTTTCCGCCTACTCGCGTCCCCAACGTGGCGGGATCATCGCGCTGGGTCTCGAAGAGGGCGACCAACTCATCGCCGTGGCCCGCACCCAACCCGGCGACCATGTCATTCTCAGCACCCGCAATGGCATGGCAATCCGCTTTGAGGAATCGGACGTCCGACCAATGGGACGGCCCGCCTGCGGGGTCCGCGGCATTCGTCTGGAAGGGGACGACCAGGTGGTCGGCATGGTCGTCGCCAACGGCCCCGACGATCCGGCCAGCCTCTTGACCGTCTGCTCCAACGGCTTCGGCAAGCGAACCCGCCTGTCCGAATATCGCGCCCAACATCGAGGCGGCAAGGGACTTATCGACATCAAAACCACCGAACGCAATGGCCCAGTGGTGGCGATCGCCAAAGTCACCGACGCCGACGAGGTCATGCTCACTACCGAGCGCGGGATCCTCATCCGCACTGGTTTGAGCGAAACCCGCGACATTGGCCGCAATACCCAAGGGGTCAGGTTGATCCGGGTTGATGAAGGAGATCGGGTCGTCGCTTTGGCCAAATTGCCCGAATCCGAACTCTCCCAAGACCAACCCGATGTCGCCGAAGTCGAGCCGCCACCCGACTCGAACGCTCCGCCTCTCGCTCCTTCCGATCGCCTCCTCGCCAACGGGATTCTTGCTTTGGACGACCTGTCTGGAACGGACTCCGCATCCCACGAGAAGGAGGAGGAAATTCCCTTCGACACCGGCGGGGACGGTCTGGAACCGGCCGAGGACGATGGTGTCGCCGCCGACGACTAA